One window of the Zea mays cultivar B73 chromosome 3, Zm-B73-REFERENCE-NAM-5.0, whole genome shotgun sequence genome contains the following:
- the LOC100192671 gene encoding F-box protein SKIP8: protein MDGARVLIAASATAVCCLACAVWIFRSSSSSFPASSNKHQPPPANFCGCASCGCRDAKSANGEMAVGGENKKKAPEPAPPEAPSMMEQLVPEITTHALSYLDYTSLCRLSMTNSAMRRAADDDGAWKALYHKDFTVEQGTINPPNGWKAYYAATKAIINLNAEFYNIIREGSLPAMSRFWLNADYVKCIHATGEFCTGYNAVMESWGMLLNWGQDGGGGQGIALQIRDVRVRVLGEVAWVNMKANVLFHVTNVYELCNGRWYMVHHHSSLMADPPPHNMFA, encoded by the exons ATGGACGGCGCCCGAGTCCTGATCGCCGCTAGTGCCACCGCCGTCTGCTGCCTCGCCTGCGCTGTCTGGATCTTCCGCTCCTCTTCCTCCTCGTTCCCCGCATCCTCAAATAAGCACCAACCCCCTCCCGCCAACTTCTGCGGCTGCGCTTCCTGCGGCTGCCGTGACGCCAAGTCCGCCAACGGCGAGATGGCCGTGGGCGGGGAGAACAAGAAGAAGGCGCCGGAGCCTGCTCCGCCGGAGGCGCCCTCCATGATGGAGCAGCTCGTGCCCGAGATCACCACCCACGCGCTCAGCTacctcgactacaccagcctctgCCGTCTCTCCATGACCAACTCCGCCATGCGCCGCGCAGCCGACGACGATGGCGCCTGGAAGGCACTGTATCACAAG GATTTTACGGTGGAGCAGGGTACTATAAATCCTCCTAATGGATGGAAGGCATACTATGCGGCTACAAAAGCCATTATTAACCTTAATGCAGAGTTCTACAATATTATCAGGGAAGGGTCCTTACCAGCAATGAGCCGTTTTTGGCTTAATGCGGACTATGTCAAGTGTATTCATGCGACTGGGGAGTTCTGCACTGG ATACAACGCAGTGATGGAGAGTTGGGGCATGCTGTTGAACTGGGGCCAAGACGGAGGAGGGGGGCAGGGCATTGCCTTGCAGATAAGGGACGTCCGTGTGCGTGTGCTCGGTGAGGTGGCATGGGTGAACATGAAGGCGAACGTGCTGTTCCATGTGACCAACGTCTACGAGCTCTGTAACGGCAGGTGGTATATGGTCCATCACCACAGCTCGCTCATGGCTGACCCTCCTCCGCACAATATGTTTGCTTGA